The stretch of DNA GGCGAGGAGGCAGTGCGAGGTGCGcatggccgagtcccagaggcCGTCGTGCGCGGGGAGCGCGCCGTAGTGCGAGCCCAGCTCCCggagccgcgcggagagcaccgcgAAGTGCCGCCCTTCGTCCTGCGCGACGCGGGCGAAGTCGTCGAAGAAGCCGCGGGGCATGCCGAGCTGCGCGCCGAAGCGGGCGACGATGTCCCAGGAGAGGTCGACGGCCCAGCTCTCGATGTGCGCCAGCGAGTGCAGCATCGCCAGCCGGCTCTGCGCGCTGCCGCCCTTCCCCAGCTTCGGCGCCTGGGAGGGCGGGAGCAGCCGCACCGCGTCGCTCCGCGCCGGGCGGTCCGGCGGGGCGCGCGCGGGCTGCGCCGGGTCGTAGGCGAGCGGGATGGCGCCGCGCAGCCACTCGGTGGCGGCGAGGTCGCCCAGCCGGGCCTTCTCGTCGGGGTCGGCCGTGTCGAGGATCTTCAGCGCCCAGTCAACCAGCGTCTCGGGCGGCGCCTGCCCGCCCGCTTTGTCGACGACGGCCGCCCCACCGGCACCACCCGCGGCATCCATCTGAGCGATTCCGCAGACCGCACGACGCGGAGTGGGTCTCGGAGTTCAGctggaaacggcggcggcggcggcggcgactgggtGGATGGGCAGACTGCTGGTGGGCCGTCTGATGCAGAGGACAGGACCAGCC from Triticum dicoccoides isolate Atlit2015 ecotype Zavitan chromosome 6A, WEW_v2.0, whole genome shotgun sequence encodes:
- the LOC119318083 gene encoding uncharacterized protein HI_0077-like is translated as MDAAGGAGGAAVVDKAGGQAPPETLVDWALKILDTADPDEKARLGDLAATEWLRGAIPLAYDPAQPARAPPDRPARSDAVRLLPPSQAPKLGKGGSAQSRLAMLHSLAHIESWAVDLSWDIVARFGAQLGMPRGFFDDFARVAQDEGRHFAVLSARLRELGSHYGALPAHDGLWDSAMRTSHCLLARLAVEHCVHEARGLDVLPTTISRFRAGGDEETAKLLEDIIYPEEITHCAAGVRWFRYLCLRSLASDPIAPPVPQPKPQCSELPEGGIGDDNKTSQAVRDGLADKPTEDINSHDEAVQQVEDGLARCALGADEMAIIERFHSIVREHFRGPLKPPFNAEARKAAGFGPAWYEPLAVEVETQATEQSE